The following is a genomic window from Bacilli bacterium PM5-9.
TAATTATAAATATCACTAACTTTACCTTTACTATAACTATAATAATATCCTTTAACAATTATATTTTTTGAATATCTAACTTTAACAGGATAAAGAGTTGTTCTATTAAATTTTTTATTTTTTAAATTAATAGAGTTTTTTCCAACAAAATAGTATTCATTTTTATTGTTTGTTCTTTGCATTCTTAATCGATTACCAGATACTTGAATAGCACTTATTTTATCATTGAATGGATTTACCTTAGTAAATTTATTAGCTTTTGAAGTATATGATCTTTGTGAATTAGAATTTGAACCAGAACTATAAACATTTCCAGCATTAGTTAAAACATAGATATTAGTATTATTATATCTTAAAACACTTTTAATTACTTCACCTTTTGGTAATAAAGTATTAAGATTAATTTTATTTTCTTCTTTAACATAAGCAGTCTTTGAATTACCAAGTTGACCTAAATTATTTTTACCCCAAATATAATGAACAGTTCCAACTTTTTGATATTCAATTTTCTCTTTAGCTGTATTTGCAATAGTTACTTTACTTTTTTCAATGTAAACCACTCCTGCACTTGAAGTTTGATCTTTTTGGATTTTATAGAATGAACCACTTGTTCCTAAAACAATTACAGCTGAACCATTCTTTTCATAATAATATGGTGATGAACTTGATGTTGAAGCTTTAGAATACACTTTAGTATATTCATTACTTAAAACACCATCAGTTGCACTCTTTCCACTATTAATAATTCCAATTGAATAAGTATTTTTATCAACATTTCCAGCTAACTCATCAGCTTTTCGATAATTATAAGCATTTTTATAACCCCAATGTGGATCAGAAGCATATTTTACATTAGACCCTGCTTTTTTATTTCCTAAGTTTGTTCCTTGTCCACCTCTATTTTCAGCAGGATTTGCATAAGTACTTGTTATACTTGAATAGTATGATGAAATTCCTTTTGAAATAGAAGAATATTTTTTAGCAGCATTTGGACATGAATCATAAGCACCCCATCCAAAAAGGTTTTTATAATGTCTTGCATAATTTGAAGTACCATTTGCCGACTCATTTAACATTATTCCATAAATAATTCCGGCATTTAAGTTATATTTATTTTGATTAGTTACAAAAAGACTTGATTGATTATAAACAATTGAGTAATAACCACTATATGTACTTGTAAAAGATTTACCACTACACGGAGTAAATTTCTTTGTTTCCTTAAACCCTTTATTTCCTGCTTTTGGTTCTTTTTGCAACAATCTTTTTGTAAGTGTTGAAGCAGGTATTGTTGACTTACTTCTTAATGGTAAGTATTGATAATAATCATAATATGGTTTTTTAGCATTCTTAGCATTTTTTCGTGTTTTATTTTTATAATCAGTAACCATCGTATTGTAATTTGAATAGAAATAGTTACCATCATAAGAATAATATATTTTATTATTTTCTAAACCACTTGGAACATCAGTATACCCAATATTATATGTAATATTACTTGCACCATATACCAAAGCAAAGTACATTTTATTTCCAACAACTTGATAACGAGATACATCTAAACCAGATAAAGCCTTACCACCAGTATTAAATGTATAATATGGAATAGCACTTACATTTCTAACCTTTGCATTTCCACCCTTAAAACAAGCACCAGTTTTTGAAATCCAACCTTCAACACCCGATACCATTATTTTATAATATTTAGAGCTTGCTGTTGTATCAGCAATCAATGGAACATCCCTTTGATATAAAGGATTAATATATGTTAATACTTGTTTACCATCAGATTTTGCATAAACATTACATGTTGTATTAACACCACTTAAAGTAAGAGATTTATTTGCTTCAGCTTTAATTTCTTTCATTCCACAAATAAAAATCATTATATTTAACATTAAAAATATTTTAAAAATACTAATTGTTTTTTTCATTTTATCACCTACCAAGATTATAACATATTTTCACCTTTTCCAGCAAAAAATATGATGAATTATTACATAAATAATGTACGAAAATAATTTTATTTAAAATAGATAGAAATGTATTAAAAAAACACTAATTCAATAGTGTTTATTCAGCAATTTTAAAAAATTGACAAGCATTTTTATAAGTTTGTTCAATAACACCGTCAATATCCATATCTTTTTGACTCGCAATTTCTTGAGCAACATAATATGTATACTCAGGATAGTTTGTTTTACCACGATATGGAACTGGAGTTAAATAAGGACAATCAGTTTCAATTAACAATTTATCCAATGGAATATCTTTAGCAACCTCTTTTGTTCTACGAGCATTATTAAAAGTTATTACACCAGAAATTGATATCATCATGTTTAACTTAATAAATTCTTTTGCCATATCATTACTTGATGAATAAGAATGCATTACACCACCAATTTTAGAAATATCTTGTTGTTTTAAAATATCATATGTATCCTTTGTCGCCTCACGACTATGAATAATAATTGGCTTGTTTTTTCTTTTAGCCATTTCAATTTGTTTGATAAAAAATTCTTTTTGTACTTCAGGCTTAACAGTATCCCAATGATAATCAAGTCCAATTTCACCAAGTGCAACAACACATGGTTCATCTAACATTGCTTCAAGTCTTTTTAAATCATCATCACTAATATCATTACAATCATTTGGATGAATACCAATAGCTGCATAAATAACATTTGGAAAACGATAAGCTAAATCAATCGCAAGTAAACTACTTTGCATATCATATCCAATACATACCATTTTTTTAATACCATTTTTTTGTGAAGTTTTTACAACATTTTCAATATCTTCAATAAATGGCTTACCATTTAAATGAACATGCGTATCAAATAACATTCCCATATCTAAAACACTCCTTTTCATGACCTTCTTCTAATCCTAATGCTTTGTGTAGTGATTCAATAACTGATGGACCAATAAATTTAAATCCATCATCTTTATATTGTTTAGCACATTTTTTATAATCACTTTGATATTTACTAAAATTATCAATTATATATTTATGTAAATTAATGTCTTTTTCAACAATATTTTTTGCATTATTAATAACAGCATTTATTTTCATTTTGTTTCTAATAATATCCTTTGCCTCATACAATTCAATTATATCAACATCAGTCATCTTTATTAAATCATTTAACTCATAATTCATAAAACGAACTCTAAAAGCATCTCTTTTATCCAAAACAATTTTCCAACTTAATCCAGTTTGCATTAATTCTAGTGTTAGTAATTCAAATAATAACTTATTATCTGTTATCATTTTACCATATTCATTATCATGATAGTCAATCATTGTACTATCATTATCACTAACCCAACAACATCGTTTCATAATAATCTCCTTTTTTAAATAAAAACAGCCAAATGGCTGTTTTCTTATTTATCTTCTTTGTTGTATTTTTGCTTAAATCTTTCAACACGTCCTGCAGCACTAGCAAATCTTTGTCTTCCAGTATAAAATGGGTGACATTGGCTACAAGTATCAACTTTAATATCCTCTACTGTTGAACCAGTTTCAAAAGTACTATTACATGTTGTACATGTTACTGTAGTTCTCTTATAATCTGGATGAATTCCTTTTTTCATATTGTCTCGCTCCTTCCGCCATAACAAATACTTTAGTTATGATAAGTTTCCTTATGTATTATACCATACTATCAAACTAATAATCAAGTATTTAAATCAATTAACGCTTGTTGTTCTTTTTCTTAAAGTTAGTATTACTACTTTTCTTTTTTTGATTAAACAATTTCCCTTGCTTATTTACTCTCTTTTTTTCTTGTGTATCGTTACCTTTTCTTTTATCAGGTTTATTTGATTTAACTACTTTCTTTTTATCATGTACTTTATTTACGCTCTTTTTAGAAGTTTTGTTTGATTTAACTACTTTCTTTTTTTGAACTTCTTTTTTGTTTTTCATTGGATAATTATGATCAACTACAATATCAATATCCTTTTTTATTAACTTTTGAATATCTTTTATAAATCCCTTTTCATCTAAAGCACACAAAGATATAGCTTCACCCAATTTACCAACACGACCAGTTCTACCAATTCTATGAACATAAGTTTCTGGAATATTAGGAATTTCAAAATTAATCACATAAGATAAATCATCAATATCTAAACCCCTAGCAGCAATATCAGTAGCAATCAATGTATTAAATTTACCATCCTTAAAATCACTTAAAGTTCTTTGACGATTATTTTGAGATTTACTTCCATGAATAACACCAACTTTAAATTTATGTAATTTTAATTTCTTTGCTAGTTTATCAGCACCATGTTTTGTTCTAGTGAAAATCAATGTCGAATGATATCTTTTATCATCCAATATATCTAACAATAAATCAATTTTATTACTTTTATCAACATAATATAGTGATTGCTTAATTGTATCAACTGTTGATGATACAGGAGCAACGCTTATTTCAGTTGGATTATTTAATAATGTTTGAGCCAATTTTTTTATTTCAGGTGGCATAGTTGCTGAAAAAAGTAAAGTTTGCCTTTTTTTAGGAATTATTTTCTCCAGTTTCCTTATATCATGAATAAATCCCATATCTAACATATTGTCAGCTTCATCTAAAACAAAATAATCAATATTCTTTAAATCAATATATTTTTGGTTAATTAAGTCTAGTAAACGACCAGGAGTAGCAATTAAAATATCAGCTTGTTGTTGCAATGCTCTTACTTGTCTACCCTGCTTAACTCCACCATAAATTACTACACTTTTTAATTTAAGAAACTTTTTATATTCTCTAATATTTTCATCAATTTGCAATGCTAGCTCCCTAGTTGGTGTTAATATTAAAGCTTGAATATTACCATTTCTTTCCATATCATTTAATATTGGCAATGAAAAAGCCGCTGTTTTACCAGTACCAGTTTGTGCACATGCTATTATATCTTTATTTTCCATAATAGGTATAATTGCTTTTTGTTGAATTGGTGTAGGCTTTACATAACCAATTAAATCTAATGCCTTAATTAATTCTTCTCTTAATTTAAATTCCTTAAAATCTTGCATTATTTTCCTCTTTTCTAGATAACTGTTGTATTATATCATAAAAACGTCCTAACTGACACATAAAAAAAACTTCTATTCTAAAAGAATAGAAGTAAATCTTTAATATCCTGTCCTTAAATCATATATTAATGATTGAACAACTTGCATAATATCAATATCATTTATTAAAACATTAGGATCTTCGCAAAATACTTTAGCTCCAGTAAAATTAATAAATCCTTTTATTCCTAACTCAACTAATTCATCAAGAATTGCTTGAGCTTTATCCTCAGAAACAGTCAAGACAGCAATATGCGAACTTTTATCAATAGATTGATTAATCTTTTTATAATCTAAAACATCTACTCCCATAAAAGTTGTCCCAATTAGTTCATCATCAACTTCATAAATTTGTGATAAATAACTAACACTATCTTGAATATCATAGTATTTAGCAACCGCACTTCCAAGATGTCCTAAACCAATTAAGATAACACCCTCCATATTTGTTAAATCAAACTCATTCTCAAAAATTTCAATTATTGATGAAATAGGATATCCAGTACCTTTTTTTCCTAATTTACCAATTGCTGAAAAATCTCTTCTAATCGTTGTTGAATCAATCTTCAATAAATTAGATAATTCAGTTGAAGTTATAGCATCAACACCTTTTTTTTGTAAGCTTTTTAAAATTTTATAATAAATTGGCAACCTTTTTCGTGTTGCATATGGAACGTATTTACTCATGTTTTAATCTCCTTTAATTAGAAATGTTAACAACAAATTATGTATATAATATCAATTTTTACAATGTTTTTCAAATATTAACTTGAAAATTTGATAATCAAAATTATTATCTAAGATAGGTTTATCATCTTGACATCTTTTATTAATTATAATATCAAAACAACAATCAAACAACCTTTCTTTTAAATAAAAATTCTTATACGATTGGTATTCTTTAAAATTCTTAGCATTTTCACAAGCCTTATCAATATCATCATTTAAGTAATAACTAATTGATAAAAATCCTCTTGTTACTAAAACAGCATCTATTAATAAGTTCTCTTTCATTAATAATCTTAAACAGCGATTAAAGGCATCAATTGCTTCCTTATATTTATTTTGAACAATATAGACTTGACCTAAATAATGATAAATACTTGCCTTATATGTTATATCTAAATTAAAAGTTGTATTATTTGCGATTGTTAACCCTTTTTTAAGGTAATATATTGCTTTATCTGGATTATTACTTACCATATAATAATATCCCTTAAATCTTGAATAAGTAATCATTGATTTAGTATATTCAATTGAAAAGGTATCTAATAGTCTTATTGAATTTAATAATTTATCTAAAATATAATTCAAATTATCAAAATCATTAGCATTTATTGAATAATAAATCATCAAATAATATGTATTATGTCTTTTAATTATATCTTCCATATTATCAGTAATTCCCATTAAAATATTAATAGCTTTTATTGATTCTTCATTATTTACTTTCATTAAATAATAACGAGCTTTCATTACATAAAATAATATCGACATTTCTTTAAATGATGATGAGAAAATATTATTTCCTGAAATATCATATAATTCATTTTCTAATTCATCTAATAATGTTTCAAAATTATCATCATGATCTAAATACAATGAATCAATTAATGATATCTCAACAATTGAAAACAACTCACAAGCTGAATAATTTTTTATTGAATAATATTTAATTCGATATTCTAACTCTTTTACTTTATTATTAGATGAAATAAAGTGATCTAATAATATTTGATATAGGTATAATGGTGTTTCAACATCAATTGAGTTTGCTTCTAAGTTATAGGCGATTGTATTATGCAATTGATTTTTTACATGTTTATTTAAATTATTATAAATAAACTCTTTAAACAATTCACTTGAAATTTGATAAACTATTCCAAGTTTAGAACGATAAGAGCTAATAATCTCTTTTTCTTCTAAACATCGTAAAGTTTCAATTAAATCTAAATTTGATAAAGTTACAATTATCTTTAAGTTTTTTAATGATGTTGATCTTATAAATACTGCTAGTATATCAATAACATGTTGCTCATTATTAGATAAAGACTCATAAATCTTGCTATAAATCATTTCTTTTGTAACATTTTCAATATTATCAAATTTATAAATATTTCTAATATAAAAAGGATTTCCTTTTGTTTTATTATAGATGACATCTATTTGTGCATCACTAATTTTATTAGCATTATTCTTTTTCATTAAGAAACGTTTAATATCATGTTTGTTCCATGCTTTTACATACAACTCTTCTGTGCATTTAATTTCGTTCTTTTGTTCACTTTTTTGAGCATAAGTAAAGATAATCATTAAATTTTCTAAATTAGCTTCACATAGTTTATCAAACAACATTCTTGATGAAATATCTAAATAATTAGTATCCTCTACTAATAAAACAATCTTATTATTATCTAATAACTTTTTCATTAATTTAATAAAATAAAAATCAAAATATGTATATCTTTCATCTTGTGAAAATGCGTTATTAGCATCTTTAAAGGCAAATGTTAGTAAATCATTAAATGATAACGTTTTAAATCTAAATGATAATTCTGTTATAAAAGGCTCAATACCTCTAAAAACATAGTCTTCATCATTTTCATAACAAAATATTTTAAATAATTCAACATCTTTCTTAACATAAGTTAAAAAGCGATTTATCAAGAATGTTTTACCAACACCTGGTTCTCCATCTAAAACAAAAAATGATGATTTATTATATTTAATTAAACTATCATAGGCATCAATTAATTTATTAAGAATTTTTTCATTCTCTTCATTCGTAATATTAGTATTTCTAGTTTTAATCATTGATAATTTTCGATTAACTACTTTTTCATATAATTTAATTGTATCCTGTTCACAGTTTATTTTAAGATTATTACTTAATGTATTATTAATAGTTGCATAGGCTTCAATTGCCTTATCAAACTCATTTTTTTCTAAATAAATTCTCATAATATCTCGATATGCTGCTTCATCATATTTATGATATTTAACTTTTTGATGCAACATTTCCAAAGCATCATCAAGTTTATTTGCTTCTTTATATTTAATAATTAATTTATCACAAGCGTTAACATAAATGCTTAAAAGCTTATCTTGAACTTCATTAACCCATTTTTTAAAATTAGTCATTTTATCAATATTAAGACTATCTAAAAAATGATCATATAATGAAACAATTTCAATTGCATTTTTTGAACTTGTTATTTGTAAATAATCACAATTATACTCATAATCTTGATTTAGATAAATTTTTGTATTTCCATCTGTTTTAATAATATCTTGATCTAAAACTTTTCTAAGAGTATATAAAGCATTTCTCAAATTTTTTCTAACTTCTGTCTCATCAACATTCTCCCATAATAAAGCCGCAATTTCTTTTCTATTAGCTTCTTTATAGATAACTAAATATGCAAAAAGAATTGCTGTTTTTTTAAATGGAAATTTTATTAATTCCCCATCTTTTTTAACACTAAACTCACCTAATAAGTTTATATCAAATTTCATTGTGACACCTCAATTTTTTTGACTTTTTTATATTTTAACACAATTTCATAAAGATATAAATAAATATTATGAAATTTAAAAAGCATATTTATACAACTTAAATAAGTTGTATTAAATATGCAATAAATAAAAATAAAATAAGAAAAATAAAAGATATAAAACCAGAAACAAAAGCTGTCTTTTTTTCGCCTTTTTTACTATTAAATAACTTTGGTTTTCCATAAGAATAATTTACTTCTGTATCTAAATCATCATTTTGTTCTATTTTTTCTTCAGACATAATTACCACATTTCATTAACTTCTAATGTTTGCTTACGATCAGGACCAACTGATACTAATGATATTTTAACATCAGTTAATTCTTCAATTCTTTTTAAATATTTTTTAGCATTCATTGGTAATTCATCAAAACTAGTACAAGAAGTAATATCCTCTTTAAATCCAGGTAATGTTTCAAATACTGGCTCGCATTTTTCTAAGTCAGTGATTAGTGCTGGGATATAATCTATTTTTTCACCATTTAAAATATAATGAGTACATATTTTTAATTCATCTAAACCAGATAAAACATCTAGTAACATAATAGATAAATCAGTTAATCCACTTACTCTTCTTGTATGATTGATTACTAC
Proteins encoded in this region:
- a CDS encoding beta-N-acetylglucosaminidase (product_source=COG4193; cath_funfam=2.130.10.30; cog=COG4193; pfam=PF01832; superfamily=50985,51045); translated protein: MKKTISIFKIFLMLNIMIFICGMKEIKAEANKSLTLSGVNTTCNVYAKSDGKQVLTYINPLYQRDVPLIADTTASSKYYKIMVSGVEGWISKTGACFKGGNAKVRNVSAIPYYTFNTGGKALSGLDVSRYQVVGNKMYFALVYGASNITYNIGYTDVPSGLENNKIYYSYDGNYFYSNYNTMVTDYKNKTRKNAKNAKKPYYDYYQYLPLRSKSTIPASTLTKRLLQKEPKAGNKGFKETKKFTPCSGKSFTSTYSGYYSIVYNQSSLFVTNQNKYNLNAGIIYGIMLNESANGTSNYARHYKNLFGWGAYDSCPNAAKKYSSISKGISSYYSSITSTYANPAENRGGQGTNLGNKKAGSNVKYASDPHWGYKNAYNYRKADELAGNVDKNTYSIGIINSGKSATDGVLSNEYTKVYSKASTSSSSPYYYEKNGSAVIVLGTSGSFYKIQKDQTSSAGVVYIEKSKVTIANTAKEKIEYQKVGTVHYIWGKNNLGQLGNSKTAYVKEENKINLNTLLPKGEVIKSVLRYNNTNIYVLTNAGNVYSSGSNSNSQRSYTSKANKFTKVNPFNDKISAIQVSGNRLRMQRTNNKNEYYFVGKNSINLKNKKFNRTTLYPVKVRYSKNIIVKGYYYSYSKGKVSDIYNYSNNLRTSVYSYKYNSLKQKTYQKTLKYSKGVLKTKYEYYFVNGQKKSTSTQSAYRYKTYYKKGKAYKSVSQKYSKTGKLSKAVKIKTRK
- a CDS encoding DNA-binding SARP family transcriptional activator (product_source=COG3629; cath_funfam=1.10.10.10,1.25.40.10,3.40.50.300; cog=COG3629; pfam=PF03704,PF07719; smart=SM00028,SM00382; superfamily=110993,46785,46894,48452,52540), with product MKFDINLLGEFSVKKDGELIKFPFKKTAILFAYLVIYKEANRKEIAALLWENVDETEVRKNLRNALYTLRKVLDQDIIKTDGNTKIYLNQDYEYNCDYLQITSSKNAIEIVSLYDHFLDSLNIDKMTNFKKWVNEVQDKLLSIYVNACDKLIIKYKEANKLDDALEMLHQKVKYHKYDEAAYRDIMRIYLEKNEFDKAIEAYATINNTLSNNLKINCEQDTIKLYEKVVNRKLSMIKTRNTNITNEENEKILNKLIDAYDSLIKYNKSSFFVLDGEPGVGKTFLINRFLTYVKKDVELFKIFCYENDEDYVFRGIEPFITELSFRFKTLSFNDLLTFAFKDANNAFSQDERYTYFDFYFIKLMKKLLDNNKIVLLVEDTNYLDISSRMLFDKLCEANLENLMIIFTYAQKSEQKNEIKCTEELYVKAWNKHDIKRFLMKKNNANKISDAQIDVIYNKTKGNPFYIRNIYKFDNIENVTKEMIYSKIYESLSNNEQHVIDILAVFIRSTSLKNLKIIVTLSNLDLIETLRCLEEKEIISSYRSKLGIVYQISSELFKEFIYNNLNKHVKNQLHNTIAYNLEANSIDVETPLYLYQILLDHFISSNNKVKELEYRIKYYSIKNYSACELFSIVEISLIDSLYLDHDDNFETLLDELENELYDISGNNIFSSSFKEMSILFYVMKARYYLMKVNNEESIKAINILMGITDNMEDIIKRHNTYYLMIYYSINANDFDNLNYILDKLLNSIRLLDTFSIEYTKSMITYSRFKGYYYMVSNNPDKAIYYLKKGLTIANNTTFNLDITYKASIYHYLGQVYIVQNKYKEAIDAFNRCLRLLMKENLLIDAVLVTRGFLSISYYLNDDIDKACENAKNFKEYQSYKNFYLKERLFDCCFDIIINKRCQDDKPILDNNFDYQIFKLIFEKHCKN
- a CDS encoding large subunit ribosomal protein L31 (product_source=KO:K02909; cath_funfam=2.10.110.10; cog=COG0254; ko=KO:K02909; pfam=PF01197,PF13453; superfamily=143800; tigrfam=TIGR00105), producing MKKGIHPDYKRTTVTCTTCNSTFETGSTVEDIKVDTCSQCHPFYTGRQRFASAAGRVERFKQKYNKEDK
- a CDS encoding TatD DNase family protein (product_source=KO:K03424; cath_funfam=3.20.20.140; cog=COG0084; ko=KO:K03424; pfam=PF01026; superfamily=51556; tigrfam=TIGR00010), encoding MKRSVLDMGMLFDTHVHLNGKPFIEDIENVVKTSQKNGIKKMVCIGYDMQSSLLAIDLAYRFPNVIYAAIGIHPNDCNDISDDDLKRLEAMLDEPCVVALGEIGLDYHWDTVKPEVQKEFFIKQIEMAKRKNKPIIIHSREATKDTYDILKQQDISKIGGVMHSYSSSNDMAKEFIKLNMMISISGVITFNNARRTKEVAKDIPLDKLLIETDCPYLTPVPYRGKTNYPEYTYYVAQEIASQKDMDIDGVIEQTYKNACQFFKIAE
- a CDS encoding ATP-dependent RNA helicase RhlE (product_source=KO:K11927; cath_funfam=3.40.50.300; cog=COG0513; ko=KO:K11927; pfam=PF00270,PF00271; smart=SM00487; superfamily=52540), translated to MQDFKEFKLREELIKALDLIGYVKPTPIQQKAIIPIMENKDIIACAQTGTGKTAAFSLPILNDMERNGNIQALILTPTRELALQIDENIREYKKFLKLKSVVIYGGVKQGRQVRALQQQADILIATPGRLLDLINQKYIDLKNIDYFVLDEADNMLDMGFIHDIRKLEKIIPKKRQTLLFSATMPPEIKKLAQTLLNNPTEISVAPVSSTVDTIKQSLYYVDKSNKIDLLLDILDDKRYHSTLIFTRTKHGADKLAKKLKLHKFKVGVIHGSKSQNNRQRTLSDFKDGKFNTLIATDIAARGLDIDDLSYVINFEIPNIPETYVHRIGRTGRVGKLGEAISLCALDEKGFIKDIQKLIKKDIDIVVDHNYPMKNKKEVQKKKVVKSNKTSKKSVNKVHDKKKVVKSNKPDKRKGNDTQEKKRVNKQGKLFNQKKKSSNTNFKKKNNKR
- a CDS encoding hypothetical protein (product_source=Hypo-rule applied; transmembrane_helix_parts=Inside_1_39,TMhelix_40_62,Outside_63_63); the protein is MVIMSEEKIEQNDDLDTEVNYSYGKPKLFNSKKGEKKTAFVSGFISFIFLILFLFIAYLIQLI
- a CDS encoding redox-sensing transcriptional repressor (product_source=KO:K01926; cath_funfam=1.10.10.10,3.40.50.720; cog=COG2344; ko=KO:K01926; pfam=PF02629,PF06971; smart=SM00420,SM00881; superfamily=46785,51735), yielding MSKYVPYATRKRLPIYYKILKSLQKKGVDAITSTELSNLLKIDSTTIRRDFSAIGKLGKKGTGYPISSIIEIFENEFDLTNMEGVILIGLGHLGSAVAKYYDIQDSVSYLSQIYEVDDELIGTTFMGVDVLDYKKINQSIDKSSHIAVLTVSEDKAQAILDELVELGIKGFINFTGAKVFCEDPNVLINDIDIMQVVQSLIYDLRTGY
- a CDS encoding DNA-3-methyladenine glycosylase I (product_source=KO:K01246; cath_funfam=1.10.340.30; cog=COG2818; ko=KO:K01246; pfam=PF03352; superfamily=48150; tigrfam=TIGR00624) — translated: MKRCCWVSDNDSTMIDYHDNEYGKMITDNKLLFELLTLELMQTGLSWKIVLDKRDAFRVRFMNYELNDLIKMTDVDIIELYEAKDIIRNKMKINAVINNAKNIVEKDINLHKYIIDNFSKYQSDYKKCAKQYKDDGFKFIGPSVIESLHKALGLEEGHEKECFRYGNVI